In Candidatus Defluviilinea proxima, a single genomic region encodes these proteins:
- a CDS encoding ammonia-forming cytochrome c nitrite reductase subunit c552, which yields MIKRIKVSTIQYGMIALVLGVFLLLAMTIYPTNSVSAAPLPQGEKPSNDTCLTCHQQEGMTTQIGDQALSLTINADLFSASVHGTEAVACVDCHTNITGFPHPEVTAKSTRDFSLELYPTCQQCHSEQNQKVLDSVHQTALAAGNTNAAVCTDCHNPHTQTRITDKATSELLPDARIAVPQTCAKCHSTIYDTYAESVHGKALAQENNVDVPTCTDCHGVHDIQDPTTNTFRNSTPLLCAKCHTDSTIMDKYGLSTNVLNSYVSDFHGTTVKMFEDVDPNQPTNKPVCTDCHGIHDILKVDDPNAGIAFKSNLLVKCQQCHPDATTNTFTDAWLSHYEPSPEVFPLVYYVNLFYKFFIPAVLGGMIVFVLSDVYRRFIVRKAQGKGDSHK from the coding sequence ATGATCAAAAGGATCAAGGTTAGCACAATACAGTATGGGATGATCGCTCTGGTTTTGGGAGTATTTCTTCTCCTTGCCATGACAATCTACCCCACAAACTCTGTATCTGCTGCGCCATTACCTCAGGGTGAGAAGCCGTCAAACGATACTTGTTTAACCTGCCATCAGCAGGAAGGCATGACAACCCAGATAGGCGATCAGGCTCTTTCGCTAACGATCAACGCAGATCTGTTTTCAGCTTCTGTGCATGGTACAGAAGCCGTTGCCTGCGTGGATTGTCATACGAACATCACGGGTTTTCCTCATCCCGAAGTGACTGCCAAGAGTACGCGAGATTTCTCTTTGGAGTTGTATCCCACTTGTCAGCAATGTCATAGTGAGCAAAACCAAAAGGTGTTGGATAGTGTCCATCAGACCGCATTAGCGGCTGGTAATACCAATGCCGCCGTTTGTACGGATTGCCATAACCCTCATACACAGACGCGCATCACCGATAAGGCTACCAGTGAACTTTTACCAGATGCGCGTATTGCTGTTCCGCAAACTTGTGCCAAATGCCATAGTACGATCTACGACACCTATGCTGAAAGTGTCCATGGAAAAGCATTGGCACAGGAAAACAATGTAGACGTTCCCACTTGTACCGATTGTCACGGTGTTCATGATATTCAAGACCCAACCACCAACACATTCCGTAACAGCACACCGCTCCTTTGCGCCAAATGTCATACGGACAGTACGATCATGGATAAATATGGTCTTTCAACAAATGTGTTGAATTCCTATGTGTCCGATTTCCATGGCACAACCGTGAAAATGTTCGAAGATGTAGATCCTAATCAACCTACGAACAAGCCTGTTTGTACCGATTGTCATGGCATCCACGATATTCTTAAAGTGGATGATCCCAATGCTGGCATTGCCTTCAAGAGTAACCTGCTCGTCAAATGTCAGCAGTGTCATCCTGACGCCACGACCAATACATTCACGGATGCATGGTTGAGTCATTATGAACCCAGCCCAGAAGTATTTCCGTTGGTTTACTATGTCAACCTGTTCTATAAATTCTTCATACCTGCCGTATTGGGAGGCATGATCGTATTTGTGTTGAGCGATGTATACCGCAGGTTTATTGTGCGCAAGGCGCAGGGCAAAGGAGACTCACACAAATGA
- a CDS encoding thiolase domain-containing protein codes for MRKTAILGIGQIKIDEHWELSLREIGGNAAFAAMQDAGMSKVDALFVGNMLSSNISGQNQLGTFFSDWIGLWGQEAVKVEAACASGAAALRAGLIAVASGDIDSALVVGVEKMTDKAGRDVTSALAAASDADYELEQGISFVGINALVMRRYIHEFGWKHSDFAPFSVNAHANAMHNPFARLHQKINADQYEKSSMVASPINLMDASPIGDGAAAVIIVPADKVASVKGRPRVVVAGSASATDSIAVHSRKDPMFLSAAYASSKRAYEMAGLTKDDIDFFELHDAFSIMAALSLEACGFAERGQGVRLGLDNEITPKGRLPICTRGGLKARGHPVGATGVYQIVEATQQLRGECGETQVDGAKIGMTQNIGGSGATILTHILKAE; via the coding sequence ATGAGAAAAACAGCCATTTTAGGAATCGGTCAGATCAAAATTGACGAGCACTGGGAACTTTCCCTGCGCGAGATCGGCGGCAACGCCGCCTTTGCGGCCATGCAAGATGCAGGCATGAGCAAGGTGGATGCGCTCTTCGTCGGCAACATGCTTTCCTCCAACATCAGTGGGCAGAACCAGCTTGGGACTTTCTTTTCAGATTGGATCGGGCTCTGGGGACAGGAAGCTGTAAAAGTGGAGGCCGCGTGCGCTTCAGGTGCCGCGGCGCTTCGTGCTGGACTTATAGCTGTTGCCTCCGGCGATATCGACTCTGCGCTGGTAGTGGGTGTGGAAAAAATGACGGACAAAGCCGGTCGCGATGTGACATCTGCATTGGCGGCCGCATCAGATGCAGACTACGAATTGGAACAAGGGATTTCGTTCGTTGGTATCAACGCCTTGGTGATGCGAAGATACATCCACGAGTTTGGGTGGAAACATTCAGACTTCGCACCGTTCTCGGTCAATGCACATGCCAATGCCATGCACAACCCGTTTGCGCGGTTACATCAGAAGATCAATGCAGATCAATATGAAAAATCGAGCATGGTAGCTTCCCCGATCAACTTAATGGACGCTTCCCCCATCGGCGATGGCGCGGCCGCAGTGATCATTGTCCCTGCAGATAAAGTGGCGTCAGTGAAGGGAAGGCCGAGGGTTGTTGTAGCAGGCTCGGCATCGGCAACTGATTCGATTGCCGTCCATTCAAGAAAAGACCCCATGTTCCTCTCTGCCGCGTATGCCTCATCCAAAAGAGCATATGAGATGGCAGGCCTCACGAAAGATGATATTGATTTCTTCGAACTGCACGACGCATTCTCGATCATGGCGGCTTTGTCGCTGGAGGCATGTGGCTTTGCAGAGAGAGGTCAGGGCGTGCGCCTCGGTTTGGACAATGAGATCACCCCCAAGGGACGTTTGCCCATTTGCACGCGCGGAGGGTTGAAAGCACGTGGACACCCCGTGGGCGCGACAGGAGTATATCAAATCGTCGAGGCAACCCAACAATTACGCGGTGAATGTGGCGAAACGCAGGTAGATGGCGCAAAAATCGGCATGACACAAAATATTGGCGGCTCTGGCGCAACCATTCTCACGCATATTTTGAAAGCTGAGTAG